Proteins from a genomic interval of Bradyrhizobium sp. CCBAU 53340:
- a CDS encoding alpha/beta hydrolase yields MRDWDDAYANSAHIPGSDKMPAQWAERAAAYRAALKDFRPDIAYGPGERQRLDLIPPDGDSKGLVVFVHGGYWMRFDKSTWTDLAEGARHHGWTVCLPSYTLAPAARISDITTEISDAIAEAASLVAGPIRLAGHSAGGHLVTRMLCDDSRLEPAVYNRIAGTLSISGLHDLRPLLKTRMNDTLRMTMEEATLESAALHLPRGHSPVTAWVGGGERPEFIRQSDMMANVWTGFDVPTHLVVEPALNHFTVIDGLKDPSSQITARLIGLD; encoded by the coding sequence ATGCGCGATTGGGATGATGCTTACGCCAATTCGGCCCATATCCCGGGCTCGGACAAGATGCCGGCGCAATGGGCGGAGCGGGCGGCGGCCTACCGCGCCGCTCTGAAGGATTTTCGCCCTGATATCGCCTACGGCCCTGGCGAGCGCCAGCGTCTTGACCTGATTCCGCCCGATGGTGACAGCAAGGGTCTCGTGGTGTTCGTGCACGGCGGCTACTGGATGCGCTTCGACAAATCGACCTGGACGGATCTTGCCGAAGGCGCGCGGCACCACGGCTGGACGGTTTGCCTGCCGAGCTACACGCTGGCACCGGCCGCGCGCATCTCCGACATCACCACGGAGATATCAGATGCGATTGCGGAAGCAGCTTCGCTGGTCGCAGGACCGATCCGGCTCGCCGGCCATTCCGCCGGCGGCCATCTCGTCACGCGCATGCTATGCGACGACAGCCGGCTGGAGCCTGCCGTCTATAACCGCATCGCCGGCACGCTCTCGATCAGTGGCCTGCACGATCTGCGTCCGCTGCTCAAGACCAGGATGAACGACACGTTGCGGATGACGATGGAGGAGGCGACGCTCGAGAGCGCGGCGCTGCACCTGCCGCGCGGGCATTCGCCTGTGACCGCCTGGGTCGGCGGCGGCGAGCGGCCCGAATTTATCCGCCAGTCCGATATGATGGCCAATGTCTGGACCGGATTCGACGTGCCGACGCACCTCGTCGTGGAGCCCGCGCTCAACCATTTCACCGTGATCGACGGGCTGAAGGACCCGTCGTCGCAGATCACCGCACGGCTGATTGGCCTCGACTGA